The following proteins are encoded in a genomic region of Hippoglossus hippoglossus isolate fHipHip1 chromosome 3, fHipHip1.pri, whole genome shotgun sequence:
- the LOC117759271 gene encoding coiled-coil domain-containing protein 81-like, which produces MTDVLRLVSQADRQDLPTLSLLSENDIDSIWADVSAYIERQMTLQKGVQLAGLGTFTFSQQRLDLGNRSSVIQRPIFLLAGKLLQSLGLKQTRPLAAATHLPVVQLNFAAVSQETPFSRDVVEGCVRETLLFLFRALASERNVFVTFQGIGVLSFTNNKVRMKFNRYFINAMDGTGRMLLAFNKRPGSSVSLLSGGVSRLQRPQTVNPITLPTVCSPQPHHKETDTDGWCMSPAPDQRNAGGVPQQRDSKPHQTLQPAKMKALNLFEEVNPKPPTEATTDKPVTFISPPEGAPTKLEEPCVRVSCSGHTRAGQELCYLCMQRAQRNVPVYLRKQQQAEEKARDKLLLLKEQQRDKQRMEEEQEKLCEHREHAKQVATFNLHMSEKKEKTCPLYPTSFIFPGRLLTPVKRIQQHRYMKDLQSQVESRQEREAQDQQSRLLLEHLDQVQLVQEIALQKAQQLQQKHEKTKHYKRALDTQVEDKKPTEPPECQTDNSGFDRCETAARNTESRERAQKLFQVNFSAATQRKKEELHSRQAQLEKEREMLKSSKTELILDRINRFEKKQHLSKSLEDEWSRSVKLKHRREEEEKRFLRSAGQLLVDKLAQYQRCCQCKRRTTNLGETNIWKDSYYLSGSQYMI; this is translated from the exons ATGACTGACGTCCTGCGGCTGGTGTCCCAGGCGGACAGGCAGGATTTACCGacactctccctgctctcagaAAATG ATATTGACAGTATTTGGGCTGATGTATCTGCTTACATTGAACGACAGATGACATTACAGAAG GGGGTCCAGCTGGCCGGATTGGGGACGTTCACCTTCTCTCAGCAGAGGCTGGATCTTGGGAACAGGTCCTCCGTGATCCAACGACCCATCTTCCTCCTGGCAGGGAAACTGCTCCAGTCTCTGGGTTTAAAGCAGACCAGGCCATTGGCTGCAG CGACACACCTGCCAGTGGTGCAGCTAAACTTTGCAGCCGTGTCACAGGAGACTCCCTTCAGTCGAGACGTAGTGGAGGGCTGCGTGAGAGAAACTCTTCTGTTCCTCTTCAGAGCTTTGGCCTCTGAACGAAACGTGTTTGTCACGTTCCAGGGGATTGGAGTTCTGTCCTTTACAAACAACAAG GTCCGGATGAAGTTCAACAGATATTTTATTAATGCCATGGATGGAACTGGTAGGATGCTGTTAGCCTTTAACAAA AGACCTGGCAGCAGTGTCTCTTTACTGTCTGGTGGCGTGTCCAGGCTGCAGAGGCCACAGACGGTCAACCCCATCACCCTGCCAACCGTCTGCTCCCCTCAGCCacaccacaaagagacagacacagatggaTGGTGCATGTCACCAGCTCCAGACCAGAGGAATGCAGGAG GCGTCCCCCAACAGAGAGACTCTAAACCCCATCAGACACTGCAACCTGCCAAGATGAAAGCTCTCAATCTTTTTGAAGAAGTGAATCCAAAACCCCCAACGGAGGCCACCACGGACAA GCCTGTCACCTTCATCTCCCCACCAGAGGGCGCCCCCACCAAACTGGAGGAGCCTTGTGTGAGAGTTAGCTGCTCTGGCCACACTCGAGCTGGACAG GAGCTGTGCTACCTGTGCATGCAGCGGGCCCAGAGAAATGTCCCAGTGTACCTGAGGAAGCAGCAACAGGCGGAGGAGAAAGCTCGGGACAAACTCCTGCTGCTGAAAGAACAACAGAGGGACAAGCAGCGcatggaggaagagcag GAAAAGCTGTGTGAGCATCGTGAGCATGCAAAGCAGGTCGCTACATTTAACCTGCACAtgtcagagaagaaagagaagacgTGTCCTCTGTACCCT ACTTCATTCATCTTCCCGGGTCGGCTGCTCACTCCCGTCAAACGGATTCAGCAGCACCGTTACATGAAAGATCTCCAGAGCCAGGTCGAGAGCCGGCAGGAGCGCGAGGCTCAGGACCAGCAGAGCCGACTTTTACTGGAGCATCTAGACCAGGTCCAGCTGGTGCAGGA GATAGCTTTGCAGAAggctcagcagctccagcagaaaCACGAGAAGACGAAGCATTACAAGAGAGCTCTGGACACTCAG GTGGAGGATAAGAAGCCCACAGAGCCTCCAGAGTGCCAGACTGACAACTCCGGGTTCGACCGCTGTGAGACGGCAGCCAGGAACACAGAGAGCCGAGAGAGGGCGCAGAAG CTCTTTCAGGTAAATTTCAGTGCAGCCACTcagaggaaaaaggaagaaCTGCACAGCCGCCAGGCACagctggagaaagaaagagaaatgctCAAAAGCAGCAAAACGGA GCTAATACTGGACCGCATTAATCGCTTTGAGAAGAAGCAGCACCTCAGCAAGTCGTTAGAGGACGAGTGGAGTCGCAGCGTGAAACTCAAACACcgacgagaggaagaggagaagcgCTTCCTCAG GTCTGCTGGTCAGCTGCTGGTAGATAAGCTTGCACAGTACCAGCGCTGCTGCCAGTGTAAGAGGAGGACCACTAACTTGGGAGAGACTAACATCTGGAAGGACTCGTATTACCTCTCTGGCTCACAGTACATGATTTGA
- the LOC117759273 gene encoding LOW QUALITY PROTEIN: interleukin-1 receptor accessory protein-like (The sequence of the model RefSeq protein was modified relative to this genomic sequence to represent the inferred CDS: substituted 1 base at 1 genomic stop codon) — protein sequence MVSFLLALLFLPTSTPVAQQMGHEAIRVQAGEMVALHCPCDVNPTGDAEPIWTSSTEREMDLTDVSSAEETGVLVQGMSLVILRASGNHQGNYSCSLGNSSCQCRFTVTVNTAQSRGNDSSKTCHSQQSCELTCPPVNIRIVNITSNGITWHKEGRLLPNKGYFLSVEENHGGVYICTRSFLYTSQVYNMTFTFVLHVKPKVVTKTAVIISPQHEEVFYVDLGSTKVIDCEALACSVFDSLFWLGDKSLTTTKEXTLHMHVATTLEPYGEQIKITASLVFKKVSEEDLSKNYTCRLQSTCQNPHSVNITLRTARRSYTPLILSTVGIVVVLTVTLFIYVKLKIEITLFLRDTLGCHRSASDGKSYDAFLMCYESDGGAGLNAQDRKRLESVLEGSFGYSLCLYDRDVLPGEAAAEAVFDCIEESRTVVLVPTSPDPGLGSSLLSAIHAALVERQTHLIFITTETTEVSTPGSLSEALQPLSEAGDCVTWKGQSSMSSSSSFWKQLRYYLPASRQASKINRLPLTI from the exons atggTTTCCTTTCTGCTCGCTCTCCTTTTCCTGCCCACATCGACACCCG TTGCACAACAAATGGGACATGAGGCGATACGGGTCCAGGCAGGTGAGATGGTGGCGCTGCACTGCCCCTGTGACGTTAATCCTACTGGTGATGCCGAACCCATCTGGACCAGTTCTACCGAGCGGGAGATGGATCTGACCGACGTGTCCTCGGCGGAGGAGACCGGTGTGCTGGTTCAAGGGATGAGTCTCGTTATTCTCCGTGCATCTGGAAATCATCAGGGGAACTACTCGTGCTCTCTGGG GAATTCCAGCTGCCAGTGCCGGTTCACGGTGACAGTGAACACAGCACAGTCCAGAGGTAACGATTCCTCAAAGACCTGTCACTCACAACAGTCCTGCGAATTGACATGCCCTCCTGTAAACATCCGAATAGTAAATATAACCAGCAACGGCATCACATGGCACAAG GAGGGACGGTTGTTGCCAAATAAGGGTTACTTCCTGAGTGTGGAAGAGAACCACGGTGGTGTTTACATCTGTACCAGATCTTTCCTGTACACTAGCCAGGTGTATAATATGACCTTTACATTTGTACTTCATGTCAAACCAAAAG TAGTGACAAAAACTGCAGTGATCATTTCACCGCAACATGAGGAAGTATTTTATGTGGATTTGG GTTCAACAAAGGTGATAGATTGTGAAGCTCTGGCCTGCTCAGTCTTTGATTCGTTGTTCTGGTTGGGTGACAAATCTCTCACAACTACCAAAGAGTAAACACTGCACATGCACGTAGCAACAACTCT ggAACCTTATGGTGAACAAATAAAGATTACGGCATCTCTGGTCTTCAAAAAAGTGTCAGAAGAGGATCTTTCAAAAAACTATACCTGTAGACTGCAATCTACTTGCCAGAACCCACACTCCGTCAACATTACTCTCAGAACAG CTCGCCGTTCCTACACGCCCCTGATACTCAGCACTGTGGGCATTGTGGTCGTGCTGACTGTGACACTATTTATCTACGTGAAGTTGAAAATTGAAATCACTCTTTTCTTAAGAGACACTCTTGGCTGCCATAGAAGCGCCTCAG ATGGAAAAAGCTACGATGCTTTTTTGATGTGTTATGAGAGCGACGGAGGCGCAGGACTAAACGCTCAGGACAGAAAACGGCTGGAGAGTGTTTTGGAAGGGAGCTTTGGTTACAGCCTCTGTCTTTATGATCGCGACGTCTTACCAGGGGAAG ctgcagcagaggccGTGTTTGACTGCATAGAGGAGAGCCGGACGGTGGTTCTGGTTCCCACCTCTCCAGATCCTGGTCTTGGGTCCAGCCTGCTGAGTGCCATCCATGCTGCTCTTGTGGAGCGGCAGACTCACTTGATTTTCATCACAACTGAGACAACGGAAGTGTCGACACCAGGTTCCCTATCTGAGGCCCTGCAACCTCTCAGTGAGGCTGGAGACTGCGTCACCTGGAAAGGCCAAAGCTCCatgtcgtcctcctcctccttctggaAACAGCTACGCTATTATCTACCGGCCTCACGGCAAGCTTCTAAAATAAACCGTCTACCACTGACAATCTAG